In Anaerolineae bacterium, the genomic window TTGACTATCGTCTGGAAACCATTGAAGCTGACGCTGCCCAGGGTGGCCGTAATACTGTTGGTTACGTAAGCCGTACCAGCCGGGATAACATCGGCCAGAACCACATTCGTAGCCGGGTCGCCGCTATTGGAAACCACAATGGTATAGGTGATCGTGTCGCCTGGGTTTACGGGCGTGCCGCTGGGCGGGTCGGCGCTCTTAAACAAACCAAAGGTGGGCGTAACCACAATGGAACTGCTAATTACGTGCGTCACCACGCCACTGACCTGTGGCAGTGGCATCTGGGTGCTGGTGACGCCGGCCTGGTTGGAAATGAGCGTGCCACTCACGTTGCCGGTCACCGTTACGCCCAAGGTCACCGTTACCACCTGGCCCACGTTCAAGGTGGGGATATTGACCTGCACCGGGTTTGGCCCACTAAGCGTACCGGTGACAGTGTTACTGGTCACCAAGTTTACGTTGGCATCTAGCAGATCAGAAATAACCACGTTATTTGCCGGGCCGGAACCGTTGTTGAGAACAGTAATGGTATAAGTAATGGGGTCGCCCGGCTCAACCTGGCTGCCGCCGGGTGGCGCGGCTGTTTTGGTGATGACCAGGGTAGGCGTGGGCACTACCGGAATGGTGCTGGTAACCACGTGCGTGACCGGCATTGACATCTGCACCGGCAGGGTGTTAGCCACAGCCTGGGCGGTGTTGGTGAAGATGGTGCCCGTGACCACGTTGTTGACCGTCACCACTACGGTCATGGTCACCGCGCTGTTGACCGTTAAGGTGGGTACGGTGGCCGCCAATGGATTCGGGCCGCTGAGAGGATCACCACTGCTCAACGTGGCGGTGATGAAACTGACCTCGGTCAAGGGCAGGGTGTCGGTGATAACCACGTTGTTGGCCGGGGCCGCGCCATTGTTGAGCACAACTACGGTATAGGTAATCGCCTGGCCCGGCGCCACGGCTGAACCGCTGGGCGGAACCGCGCTTTTGGACACATTCAGGCGCGGGGTGTTGGTGGTCACCAATGTTTGCTCAAAGGAGCAATTGTTGCCGGGAATAACGTCATTCTCAACGCTGCCAACGCAGACGGTGTTGGTGATGAAACCTCCCGGCGGGATGGTATCAACCCGCACGGCAAAGGTGATAACGTCACCGGAACCGGCCATTACCGTGCCCACGCTGTAGGTATAATCGCGGGTTGCGCCAACCTGGAACCAACCGCTGGGGCCGCCGGGACCAACAAAGCTGGTATGATCGGGCAGGGTTTCCGTAACCACTACGCCGGTGGCCGGGCCGGTACCCAGGTTGTTGTAGCTGAGGCTATAGGTGATAACTTCGCCGGGCTGTACATAAGGCGGTTCAGTGGGACCACCCACACCATCATTCTTGAGGATAGACAAATCTATGCCGCAAAGCACCTGCATCTGGGCGGCAGCGCCATTGTTGGGTGAATATTCATCCGGGGAGGTGGTGGTGATGGCGGCCGTATTGGTTAACGTTGAACTACAGGGCACGGCGGCATTTATGTGGGCCGTAATCACAATGGCGCCGGTCAGCCCGGCCGGTATATCGCCAACGGACCATTGATAGGCTCGGCCAAAGGGGCCAAAGGCCGGCGGCGTGCTGGATATAAAACTAACGCTCAAGGGCAGCGTATCCGTTATGACCACATTGGTGGCGGTGAAAACGCCGGTATTGGTATAGTTCAGAGTAAAAACGACGTCCCGGTCCGGCGTTGTCACCGGCATATTAACGGCTTTGCTGATTCCCACGTCATCACAGATAAGAGTGGGCAGGGTAGTGGTGTAAACGTTGTTGCCGGGATAGGTGTCGGTTTCCGCTGCAAATGCTTCGATACGATTGATCAAGGGGCGGAATAAACAGGTCCAGGCATCGGTATCCGCCGTTAAGGTAAAGGTGACGGTTTGGCCCGGATTGAGCTGGCCCATATTCCAGGTAACTTCATTCAGATTAAGGGTCGGCGATACGCCGCTTGTGTCGGTTACATAATTTGTGGCAAACGGCAGGGTATCGGTGATAATTACGTTGGTGGCGGTCAAGGCGCTCTGATTGTTTACCGTGATCGCGTAAGTCACCTGGTCGCCAGCGGTAGCCACGGTAGCCAGGGCTGTTTTGGTGATAGCCAGATTGGTGGTCAAAACCAGGCCGGGCATCACGTGCGTGACCGGCATTGACATTTGCACCGGCAAGGTGTCGGCCACAGCTTGGGCGGTATTGGTAAAGATGGTGCCTGTCACCACGTTGTTGACCGTCACCACCACCGTCATCGTCACCGCGCTGTTGACCGTTAAGGTGGGTACGGTGGCCGCCAATGGATTCGGGCCGCTGAGAGGATCCCCACTACTCAACGTGGCGGTAATGAAACTGACCTCGGTCAGGGGCAGGGTGTCGGTGATAAGCACGTTGGTGGCCGGGGCCGCGCCATTATTAAGCACAACGATGGTATAAGTAATTGTCTGCCCCGGCGCAACGGCAGAGCCGCCGGGTGGAACGGCGCTCTTGGACACGTTCAGGCGCGGCGTGTTGGTAGTTACCAGAGTTTGCTCAAAGGAGCAGTTATTGCTGGGCACTACATCGTTGTCGGCGCTGCTAATGCAAACCGCATTGGTGATATAGCTTCCCGACGGGATGGCGTCCACCCGCACCGCAAAGGTAATAACGTCACCGGAGCCGGCCGTTACCGCGCCCAGGCTGTAGGTATAATCGCGCGTTGCCCCCACCTGGAACCAACCGCTGGGACTGCTGGGGCCAACAAAGCTGGTATGATCGGGCAGGGTTTCGGTCAACACCGCATTGATCGCATCGCCCGTGCCCAGGTTGAGATAAGGCAGGCTGTAGGTGATCACATCACCCGGCTGCACAAACGGCGGTTCGGCCGGGCCGCCGACGCCATCATTTTTGTAAACCGCCAGGTCAACGCCGCAAACAACCTGAACCGTGGCGGCGGCGATATTGTTGAGCAGGTTTGCGTCGGTTGAGGCGGTAGTGATTTCGGCGGTATTGGTGAGCACAGAGTTACAGCCGGCGGCGGACACGTGCCCGGTGATAACAATAGTCCCGGCGGTCGCGCCCGGCAGGCTGCCGATAGGCCAACGGTAGGCGCTGCCAACCGAGCCGGAAGGCGGCGGCGTGCTGGATACAAAGACAATGTCGGCGGGCAGGGTGTCGGTGACTACCACGTTTGTGGCCGTTAAGATATTATTATTGGTATAGGTCAAGGTAAAAACGACATCCTGGTTTGGCGAAGTCAAGCCTGTATTGACCAACTTGCTGATCGCCACGTCGTCACAAATGAGATCAGGCAGGTTAACCACGGCGGCATTGTTGGCGGTGTTACTCTCCGGCTCAAGACCAAAAGCTTCCACTCTGTTGGTCAACGGATGAACCAGGCAGGCAAAGGAGTCGGTGTCCAGGGTCAGGGTAAAGGCCACCGTTTGCGCCGGGGCCACCGGGCCGATGTTCCAGGTGAGGGGATTGGTGTTGGTGATAACCGGCAGGCCAATGATGGTATTGGTTACGTAATAAGTGCCTGTCGGCAGGGTGTCGGTAATAATAACATTGGTGGCGGTGAGATTGCCATGGTTGGTGACGGTGATGGCGTAAATGACCTGATCGCCCACAGTGGCTATCGTCGCCAGCGCCGTTTTACTCACCGCCAGGTCGGGCGAGGGAATGGTAGGCGTAACAATGTGTGTCACCGGCAACGATGATTGCACGGGTAGGGTGTCGGCCATTGTCTCGGCGGTGTTGGTGAAAATGGTGCCGGTGACCACGTTATTGACCGTCACCATTACGGTCATAGTGATGGCGCTATTCACGGGCAAAGTGAGCGCGCCGACCGACAGCGGATTTGGGCCATTGATGGGGCCGCCGTTACTGAGGGTGGCGGTCACAAAGCTGACCTCGGTCAAGGGCAAGGTATCGGTGATCAGCACATTGTTGGCTGTGGCCGCGCCGTTGTTCAGCACTACCACGGTATAAGTGATGGCTTGACCCGCTTGAACGGCGCTGCCGCCGACCGGTAGTGCTGTTTTGCTGATCACCAGGCTGGGGGTCAAGAGGACCGGATGGGCCACGATATTCGTGCTGATGGGCGCGGTCTGATCGCTGTCAATCCGGGCCAGGTTGGTAATAACGGTCCCGGAGCCGACCGCGCCGTCAACCCGCACGGTGAATGTAAAGCCGGCCGATTGCCCGTTATTTAGCGTGCCCAGCGCCGCCACCAACGGGTCCGGCCCGCCGATACTGCCCTGGCCGGTGGCGCTGCTGACAAAGGTGGCGCTAATGGGCACAAAGTCGGTGATGACCAGGCCGGTAAGGGGAGCAAGGCCGGTATTGGTAACGCGGATGGTGTAGGTGATGAGCGAGCCTGGCTGCACCACGCTGCCGCCAACCGGGCTGGCCGTTTTGACGGCACTCAACAGCGATGACGCCACCAAATGCGTGACCACATTGGTGGGGGTGGGGCTGGTTTGCGCGCTCCACACCGTGGCATAATTGGTCAGCACGGTACCGGAGATAGCGGCGCCGTTGACCTGCATGGTAGCCGTAAACACAACCCCGGCTCCCGGCCCCAACGAACCTACATCCACCACCACAGGATTGGTGCCGGTAATGCTACCCTGGCCAGTGGCGCTGCCGACCAGGGTGGTGCTCAGGGGCAAACCGTCGCTGATGAACACGTGGGTGGCCTGGGCTACGGCGCTGGTATTGGTGACTCGGACGGTGTAGGTAATAAGATCGCCCGGATTGACCATACTGCCGCCAGCGGGGTTGGCCTGCTTGCTGATGGCCAGGGGCAAAGTAGCCACCACGTGGGTGACGGGGCCAGAAGTTTGCAGCGTTGAACTGATAGAAACGGTTTCGGCGGTATTGGTAAAGATGGCGCCGCTAACCACGTTGTTGACATTGACCACTATCGTCATCGTCACCGCGCTGTTGACCGGCAGGGTCAACCCGCTGACAGAGAGGGGATTCGGCCCGCTGATGGGCTGGCCGCTGCTCAAGGTGGCGGTCACAAAAGTAACGGCTGTAGGCAGGGTGTCGGTGATGGCAACGTTTTGGGCCTCAGCCTGGCCATCGTTGAATACCACCACTGTGTAGGTGATGGGTTGGCCCGGCTCAACCGTAGCGCCGGCGGCGGGGCTGGCCGCTTTGGCTATGTTCAAACGCGGCAAGTTAGAGGTGACCAGGGATTGCTCAAAAGAGCAGTTGTTGGTTAGAGTGATTTCTTCATCCGGGCTGCCCAGGCAAACGGTGTTGGTAATAAAGTTGCCGATCATCCCCGGCGGCAGGGTGTTGGTCACCTGCACGGCAAACTCAACCTGAAAACCGGAGCCGGAGGCGACATCGCCCAGGCTGTAGGTGTATTCGCGGCTAGCGCCCACCTGGAACCAGCCGGACGCGCCCGCCGGCCCCCTAAAAGCGGTATAAGCCGGCAGGGTTTCGGTGAGCACCACGTTGTGGGCCGTGCCCCGGCCAATGTTGTTATAAAGGATGCTGTAGGTAAAAACCTCGCCGGGCTGGACAAAAGGCGGTTCGCCGGGGCCGCCCATCCGGTCGTTTTTGGCAACCACCAGATCGGGGATGCATCTGACCGTGACGGCGGCGGCGGCCTGATTGTTGCCGGGATATTGGTCGGCCCCGGAGACAAAACCGGCGGTAACGGCGGCGGTATTGGTTAAAATAGAGTCGCAGGTTGCGGCGGCGGCCACGTGGCCGGTGATAACTATGGCGCCGGTCATATTGGGGGGCAGGTCGCCCACGTTCCATTGATAAACGTTGCCGGCGGCGCTGGAATAAACGGGGGCGCTTTGCCCAAAACTGATGTCCAGGGGCAGGGCATCGGTAATAATGGTATTGGTGGCCGTAACCGCGCCCAGATTGCGATAAACCAGGGTAAAGGCTATATCCCGATCCGGGTTGATCTGCGGCAGGCCGGCCGACTTTTCAATAGCCACATCGCGGCAGCCTACGGCTGAGATGGCCGTGGTGGTATTGTTAGCCGGGTTGGCGTCCGGCTCGTTTGCGCCGGCCTCAAGGGTGTTGATCGCCGAGTTGCCCAGGCAGACGCTTGGCCCGGCCAGCAGGGTCAGGCTAAAGTTGCGCGACCCGGTAATGGGCGACAGCGCGCCGATATTCCAGGAGATAGGGCCGCTGCCGCTACCGTTATGCGGGAAAGGCAAGGTGTCGGTAACGTAGATTGTTCCGGCAGGCAAGGTATCCGTTAAGACCACGTTATTGGCCGAACCCAGGCCCTGATTGGTGACGGTAATCAGGTAAGTAAGCTGCTGGCCGGGACGCGCCACGGGCGTCAGGGCCACTTTCTCCACCCGCAGGTCGGGCACGGCCCGCACGGGGGTCCATTCAATGGACTCGTTGTCGGCAGGTTCGGCATCCGGCTGGTTGCCGCCAATTTCAAGGCGATTTTCAAGCAGGGTAATGCTGCCGGGCAGGGTGGAAGTGACTCGCACCACAAATTGCAGTTTATCGCCTTCTTTGGCCGTGAGCGTGCCGGAAGTAACGCCCGGATAATAGCGATATTGGCGGGCGCTGCCCACCTGGAACCAACCGTTTGATCCGGCCGGCCCCACAAAATCGGTATAATCGGGCAACGTCTCGGTGATGACCACGCCGGTAGCGGTAGCGTCGCCAGCGTTGACGTAACTGATGGTGTAGGTGATCAAATCGCCCGCGTACACAAAAGGCAGAGATGGCCCGCCCACGTTATCATTTTTGACCACCACCAAGTCAACCTGGCCGCACGGAATGGAGACCGGCCCGGCCTGGCTATAATTGTTGATCAGATACGGCTCCACGGTGGTGGAGCCAATGCCAACGGCATTGGTAAACGACACGCTGCCGGTCAAACACGTGAGCGGGCGTATGCCCACCTCAAAGGAGCCGGACGCGCCGGAGGGCAGCACGCCCAGGTTCCAGGTGACCAGGCCGGTGGTGGTCATGGCGCCGCTGACGTACTCCACGTTGCCGTCCAGGAAATCGGTGATAACCACGTTGGCCATTGGTTCCAGACCGGCGTTGCGATAAGTTACCGTAAAGGTAGACACCTTGCCGTAACTGGGGGCTACATTCTGGATAGTTTTGGTGATAACCAGGTCCCGACAGGCGATGACGGGGGAGTTGGCCGGGGTGGTGGCGGCGGTATTGTTGGCATAATCGAGTTCCATCGTATCCCCCCGGACCTCGATAGTATTCAGCAGATATGTTTGGGCGCAGATGCCGGAATCGCTATCGGTTTGCAGGGTCAGACTGAAGTTAAGAGTCTGGCCGGGGTCAATTTGCTCCACATCCCAAATTACCGTATTGGTGGTAGTGCTGACCGGCGCGCTAATGACCGTGTTGCTTTGATAGGTGGCGCTGGCGGGAAGGGTGTCGGTGATGAGAACATTGGTGGCGGTGATGCTGCCCTGGTTGGTAACGGTAATAGCATACGAAACCGGATCGCCGGGGAAAGCCAGCGGGGTGAGGCCGGTTTTTTCTATGGCCAGGTCGGTTACGGCCCGCACCGGGGTATTTTCGTAAGAAACGTTGTCGGCGGGATAGGCGTCGGTTTCAGCGCCGCCAATCCTGACTTCGTTGTAAACCACACTGACATCACCCGGCAACGTGGGGATGACCCGCACCACAAAACTCCGCGAGCCGCCGATAGAGGCCCCCACTGTATTTAAATTGTAGGTATAAAGCGAGCTGGCCCCTACCTGATGCCAGCCGGGCGGTCCCACAAAAATGGTGTGGGCCGGCAGTGTTTCGGTTAATACTACACTATGCGCCGGTTCGCCGCCCACGTTCACGTAAGTAATAGTATAGGTGATCAAGTCGCCGGCCAGCACTTCCGGCCGCTGCGGCGGCGGCCCGCCCACGCCGTCGTTTTTGGTGACCACCAGGTCGGGGCTACAAGAAATGCTGCCCGATCCCTCAGTGTCAACATTGTTGCCGGGGTTGGCGTCGGGCCAGGGGGCGCCAATTTGGACCGTGTTGGTAAAACTGGTTGTGCCAAAGCATGAGCCGGGATCGTATCTGAGGCCCACGTCAAATGAGCCGCTAGCACCCGGGGCCAGGTCGCCCAAATTCCAGGCAACGGTGCCGGTGGTTGTTATCGGCGGGCCGGTAGCAAAGGTATCGGTAACGTAATTAACATCGGCAGACAACAAATCGGTAATCACAGCGCCGGGCGCGGTGAAAACGCCGGTGTTGGCATACTCAATGGTAAAGGTAATCACCTGGCCCAAGCTGGCCGCGCTGCTGATGCGAGTTTTGGTGATCACCAAATCCGACGCACATTCCACCACCCTGGCAACTGAGGAAGCATTATTTCCAAAATTGCTCTCCGGCGTAATGGTTCGAATGTAGCCCGTGTTGGTAATGGAAACCGTAGGGTTGGTCCCGCAGACGACCGGGTCAATCCACACCGGGTAAGCCAGGCTGCCGTTTTGGCCGGGGTTAAGGGTAACGCCGCTCAAGAGCAGGTCAATACCGCCGGTAAGGGGGTGAACGTCGGTGATGGTCACGTTGGCTGCCGGAGCTGTGCCGGCGTTGGTGTAATCAAGGGTATAGGTGATGGTAGAACCGGCCACCACATTGCCGCCCGGCCCTGTTTTGTTCAGGGTCACATCGGCGCAGACTGTAGTAATCCCATTGTGGCCGGCCTGCCGGTTGCCGACATTTTCATCGGGCGTGGCGCTGGTGATGACCACCCGGTTATTAAGCGTTACGCCACAGCCAATGGCCGGGTTGGTTTGGCCAACCAGGGTGATGGCGCCATTGGTGTTGGCCGCCAGCGAGGGGCGTGTCCAGACCACGGTGGGAGTTGTTTGGGGCCGGCTGAAACCCTGGGCCAGCGCGTCATCAGCCAACCAGCTAACGTTGCCCGGCAGGGTATCGGTAATGACAACGTTCTGGGCCGGGGCGTCGCCGCTATTGCTATAGGCAATGGTATAGGTGACGGTTTGCCCCGGCAGAACCTGGGTTAAAGTTGACGATTTGGCCAGGCCCACATTGGCGCAAATCACCTGAATCCCGCCGCCGTCGGTGGCGCTGTTGTTGGTGGAATCGCTCTCCAGGGTAGTAGTGGTGATAATCACGCTATTGGTCAAAGTTTGGCCACAACCAGCTATGGCTGTTTGAGGCAACCGGCCTACCAGGGTAATGGACCCAACGGCGTTTCCCCCCAACGAGGCGCGCGACCAGACAACGTTCTGCCCATTGACAAGGCGGGTGAAGCCTAACGCTTCGGCTGTATCCGTTAGCCAGGTAACATTGGCCGGCAGAGTATCGGTCAGCGCCACGTTGGCGGCGGGCACCATGGTGTTATTGCTATATTCAACTGTATAGGTAATGGTTTGGCCGGGCACAACTTCGGTGAGAGCCGTGGATTTGCTGACCGCCAAATCTGTAGGCAAAAAGGCAACCGTGGTAGTGACAGGATAGCCGCAAAATTCGGTGGCGGTGATAAGGGCGGTGCCAACCGTGGTTGCGGCCTGGAGGGTAACGGCAGCCAGCCCATTAGCATCCAGCGTTACCTGGTTGGCCGACAGGGTGCCCAGGCTGGTGGTCAGGCTAACTACGCGGGTGCGGGCCGGCACCGTAGCGCCTCCACCTTGCAAAGAAACCGTAACCACGGTGGTGGAAACGCCATCCGCCGGAAGCCAGGTGATAACCGGGGTAGCTGTAAAAATGAGGCGGGGGTCAATGTTGACCGAACCCTGAATGTCGGCGCCGGAACCTATCGGTCCAAAGGTGGGTGAGTTGGCGCCCCACCAATCGGGAGTGACCGAGATGGAAAAGGTATCGGTGTTGCGGAAGGAATACGGCGTATTTTGGCAGATAACGTTGCCCAG contains:
- a CDS encoding DUF11 domain-containing protein, with product MRVVQPSIKLAKLTVTVVLGLTTVCAFLLLLAGLASPILAAPLPITVSGPISSDTVWTPAGNPYTITGIVQVQAVLTIQPGVVVSFANGAQLVVESSGRLHAEGSAAQPIRFTAQNPGVCAWEGLDLKSNNNVLRYAWLEYAKQAVKFEFSSNLNTIEFNTFQHNGGCFADPTSGAIIGATDRTIISQNVFTDNQTAIYLSRSSVNRIEENVISGTTQNGVFFGPTLGTPSQDNLILSNTIRYAGGYGIYMATGNVNWIQTNQIYNNTAGGIRFEDQTLFGYIRYNDIYNNAGPGLSLTVITATSSALQPDLFVVENVLVRNQGGGILWGPNNSVSGTYRFLGNVICQNTPYSFRNTDTFSISVTPDWWGANSPTFGPIGSGADIQGSVNIDPRLIFTATPVITWLPADGVSTTVVTVSLQGGGATVPARTRVVSLTTSLGTLSANQVTLDANGLAAVTLQAATTVGTALITATEFCGYPVTTTVAFLPTDLAVSKSTALTEVVPGQTITYTVEYSNNTMVPAANVALTDTLPANVTWLTDTAEALGFTRLVNGQNVVWSRASLGGNAVGSITLVGRLPQTAIAGCGQTLTNSVIITTTTLESDSTNNSATDGGGIQVICANVGLAKSSTLTQVLPGQTVTYTIAYSNSGDAPAQNVVITDTLPGNVSWLADDALAQGFSRPQTTPTVVWTRPSLAANTNGAITLVGQTNPAIGCGVTLNNRVVITSATPDENVGNRQAGHNGITTVCADVTLNKTGPGGNVVAGSTITYTLDYTNAGTAPAANVTITDVHPLTGGIDLLLSGVTLNPGQNGSLAYPVWIDPVVCGTNPTVSITNTGYIRTITPESNFGNNASSVARVVECASDLVITKTRISSAASLGQVITFTIEYANTGVFTAPGAVITDLLSADVNYVTDTFATGPPITTTGTVAWNLGDLAPGASGSFDVGLRYDPGSCFGTTSFTNTVQIGAPWPDANPGNNVDTEGSGSISCSPDLVVTKNDGVGGPPPQRPEVLAGDLITYTITYVNVGGEPAHSVVLTETLPAHTIFVGPPGWHQVGASSLYTYNLNTVGASIGGSRSFVVRVIPTLPGDVSVVYNEVRIGGAETDAYPADNVSYENTPVRAVTDLAIEKTGLTPLAFPGDPVSYAITVTNQGSITATNVLITDTLPASATYQSNTVISAPVSTTTNTVIWDVEQIDPGQTLNFSLTLQTDSDSGICAQTYLLNTIEVRGDTMELDYANNTAATTPANSPVIACRDLVITKTIQNVAPSYGKVSTFTVTYRNAGLEPMANVVITDFLDGNVEYVSGAMTTTGLVTWNLGVLPSGASGSFEVGIRPLTCLTGSVSFTNAVGIGSTTVEPYLINNYSQAGPVSIPCGQVDLVVVKNDNVGGPSLPFVYAGDLITYTISYVNAGDATATGVVITETLPDYTDFVGPAGSNGWFQVGSARQYRYYPGVTSGTLTAKEGDKLQFVVRVTSTLPGSITLLENRLEIGGNQPDAEPADNESIEWTPVRAVPDLRVEKVALTPVARPGQQLTYLITVTNQGLGSANNVVLTDTLPAGTIYVTDTLPFPHNGSGSGPISWNIGALSPITGSRNFSLTLLAGPSVCLGNSAINTLEAGANEPDANPANNTTTAISAVGCRDVAIEKSAGLPQINPDRDIAFTLVYRNLGAVTATNTIITDALPLDISFGQSAPVYSSAAGNVYQWNVGDLPPNMTGAIVITGHVAAAATCDSILTNTAAVTAGFVSGADQYPGNNQAAAAVTVRCIPDLVVAKNDRMGGPGEPPFVQPGEVFTYSILYNNIGRGTAHNVVLTETLPAYTAFRGPAGASGWFQVGASREYTYSLGDVASGSGFQVEFAVQVTNTLPPGMIGNFITNTVCLGSPDEEITLTNNCSFEQSLVTSNLPRLNIAKAASPAAGATVEPGQPITYTVVVFNDGQAEAQNVAITDTLPTAVTFVTATLSSGQPISGPNPLSVSGLTLPVNSAVTMTIVVNVNNVVSGAIFTNTAETVSISSTLQTSGPVTHVVATLPLAISKQANPAGGSMVNPGDLITYTVRVTNTSAVAQATHVFISDGLPLSTTLVGSATGQGSITGTNPVVVDVGSLGPGAGVVFTATMQVNGAAISGTVLTNYATVWSAQTSPTPTNVVTHLVASSLLSAVKTASPVGGSVVQPGSLITYTIRVTNTGLAPLTGLVITDFVPISATFVSSATGQGSIGGPDPLVAALGTLNNGQSAGFTFTVRVDGAVGSGTVITNLARIDSDQTAPISTNIVAHPVLLTPSLVISKTALPVGGSAVQAGQAITYTVVVLNNGAATANNVLITDTLPLTEVSFVTATLSNGGPINGPNPLSVGALTLPVNSAITMTVMVTVNNVVTGTIFTNTAETMADTLPVQSSLPVTHIVTPTIPSPDLAVSKTALATIATVGDQVIYAITVTNHGNLTATNVIITDTLPTGTYYVTNTIIGLPVITNTNPLTWNIGPVAPAQTVAFTLTLDTDSFACLVHPLTNRVEAFGLEPESNTANNAAVVNLPDLICDDVAISKLVNTGLTSPNQDVVFTLTYTNNNILTATNVVVTDTLPADIVFVSSTPPPSGSVGSAYRWPIGSLPGATAGTIVITGHVSAAGCNSVLTNTAEITTASTDANLLNNIAAATVQVVCGVDLAVYKNDGVGGPAEPPFVQPGDVITYSLPYLNLGTGDAINAVLTETLPDHTSFVGPSSPSGWFQVGATRDYTYSLGAVTAGSGDVITFAVRVDAIPSGSYITNAVCISSADNDVVPSNNCSFEQTLVTTNTPRLNVSKSAVPPGGSAVAPGQTITYTIVVLNNGAAPATNVLITDTLPLTEVSFITATLSSGDPLSGPNPLAATVPTLTVNSAVTMTVVVTVNNVVTGTIFTNTAQAVADTLPVQMSMPVTHVMPGLVLTTNLAITKTALATVATAGDQVTYAITVNNQSALTATNVIITDTLPFATNYVTDTSGVSPTLNLNEVTWNMGQLNPGQTVTFTLTADTDAWTCLFRPLINRIEAFAAETDTYPGNNVYTTTLPTLICDDVGISKAVNMPVTTPDRDVVFTLNYTNTGVFTATNVVITDTLPLSVSFISSTPPAFGPFGRAYQWSVGDIPAGLTGAIVITAHINAAVPCSSTLTNTAAITTTSPDEYSPNNGAAAQMQVLCGIDLSILKNDGVGGPTEPPYVQPGEVITYSLSYNNLGTGPATGVVVTETLPDHTSFVGPGGPSGWFQVGATRDYTYSVGTVMAGSGDVITFAVRVDTIPPGGFITNTVCVGSVENDVIPGNNCSFEQTLVTTNTPRLNVSKSAVPPSGSAVAPGQAITYTVVVLNNGAAPANNVVITDTLPLTEVSFITATLSSGDPLSGPNPLAATVPTLTVNSAVTMTVVVTVNNVVTGTIFTNTAQAVANTLPVQMSMPVTHVVTSTIPVVPTPTLVITKTAAPPGGSQVEPGDPITYTITVLNNGSGPANNVVISDLLDANVNLVTSNTVTGTLSGPNPVQVNIPTLNVGQVVTVTLGVTVTGNVSGTLISNQAGVTSTQMPLPQVSGVVTHVISSSIVVTPTFGLFKSADPPSGTPVNPGDTITYTIVVSNSGDPATNVVLADVIPAGTAYVTNSITATLGSVSFNGFQTIVNVPNFSSGASLTATFRVTVTTNFTTTLTNQALLDSDQTPITTSNVVTHPVRGTSLIHVYLPIIFLNYSGPWANLSWIAQDQDRVREVDGSDPLAFTPDSQNDGAFSLTVNTGSAGTKTVSRVQLVSSQPGAEWDTVVNTIPVLGIFNGGTRLNNNDGTIDQTITGQVVVTLYASDDGGSRFPPDTFNYTVIVTFTDGTSVMAAARIPALPPLPPAPGCDPVADIMVGNTPRGVAVDETHNRVYVANYGSNSVSVIDSGSNTVLQTIAPITAANGLAYDPTNNIIWVTSYSTDRVTPIQADANASNFTVLSPVSVGDGPWGVAVDYTPGRNYVYVVNNLGNSVTVINAGTQEIIGVVSGSFSQPFHVAVNPATGKAYVPNFGNHTVTVLNGTAVSRIISLTDGDPSTQPYGVAVDEMREIIYVATVDSHRVVAIGPKGGQPDQLLGWGAFHRGYFNPPPPHRPVPMRAIAVNPSIGSIPPNMDDGGHVWTTTATGDGSEADQSLLIPKGFVSDFHSPIGCNVHLNPTEGIAINRSLDRAYVSSGTNPGYLTVFNDPAAPPLVPFEVGDDGFSFEIFKVE